The Pieris brassicae chromosome 6, ilPieBrab1.1, whole genome shotgun sequence genome window below encodes:
- the LOC123711295 gene encoding putative carbonic anhydrase 3 yields MDFAIRIFFIIPIFGTYFTTAEDFGYDGSIGPTYWGERYQECRGKHQSPININVLRVKQVALPDITFIGFNDPIDNVHVTNNGHTVLIEVENEPHPRVSGGPLDGTYVFSQMHFHWGDNDTLGSEDKINHRSFPMELHMVFYKEEYNTVKEAVTHTDGLTVLAFFYELDRHQHPAYDDITSALSNVTDPHSSIVMNNPFSFLNILPYDLRRYFTYRGSLTTPPCSEVVIWLDFEQPVRLTHEQIEVFRELRSASGKIRHNFRPIQPIGDRTVFYNIDSNYYTYNEIDDPEAHTEWPQTRKRGNSASISRISLSYFTFMLILCNTLG; encoded by the exons gAACGTACTTTACAACTGCTGAAGATTTCGGATACGATGGATCAATAG gCCCAACCTATTGGGGTGAGCGTTACCAGGAGTGCAGAGGCAAGCATCAGAGTCCCATAAATATTAACGTGCTTCGCGTGAAACAAGTGGCTCTTCCTGACATCACGTTTATAGGCTTTAATGACCCCATTGACAATGTACACGTCACTAACAATGGACATACAG TCCTGATAGAGGTCGAGAATGAGCCTCACCCTCGAGTAAGCGGTGGACCGCTAGACGGGACTTACGTGTTCAGTCAAATGCACTTCCATTGGGGTGATAATGATACTCTGGGTTCCGAGGACAAAATAAACCACAGAAG ttttcctATGGAGTTGCATATGGTGTTCTACAAAGAAGAATATAATACAGTCAAAGAAGCTGTTACACACACCGATGGCTTGACTGTCTTGGCATTTTTCTATGAG tTGGACCGGCATCAGCATCCAGCCTATGACGACATAACATCCGCCCTCAGCAATGTTACCGACCCGCACTCAAGCATTGTTATGAATAAcccattttcatttttaaacattctACCTTACGACCTTAGAAGATATTTCACGTACAGAGGGTCATTGACAACTCCACCGTGCTCTGAAGTAGTCATTTGGCTGGATTTTGAACAACCCGTCCGTTTAACTCACGAACAG ATCGAAGTATTCAGAGAGCTACGATCGGCCAGTGGAAAGATTCGGCATAATTTCAGACCAATCCAACCGATTGGAGACAGAACTGTATTCTATAATATAGATAGCAACTATTATACTTATAATGAAATCGATGACCCTGAGGCTCACACTGAGTGGCCACAGACAAGGAAAAGAGGGAACAGTGCTAGTATATCTAGGATTAGCTTAAGCTATTTTACCTTTATGCTTATATTGTGTAATACTTtaggttaa
- the LOC123710949 gene encoding coiled-coil domain-containing protein 12, which translates to MVVLDTMEGVGNLEEEAQKRKERLKSLKRKNTNVTSSDSKNKDVSPLPRPMFRSYKPQDESLQQAKLQDAEPEKVDEEVKDLVEAGKEKVVLQDLDIASLAPRKPDWDLKRDVAKKLEKLERRTQKAIAELIWERLKQGSDDNLGAMLTMTDTRVLQDD; encoded by the exons ATGGTAGTTTTGGATACCATGGAAGGAGTTGGAAATCTGGAAGAGGAAGCACAAAAAAGGAAAGAAAGgctaaaaagtttaaaaagaaaaaacacgaATGTAACCTCATCAGACTCAAAAAATAAAGATGTTTCTCCACTTCCTAG GCCCATGTTTAGAAGTTATAAACCACAAGATGAGTCATTGCAACAAGCAAAGTTACAAGATGCGGAGCCAGAAAAGGTTGATGAAGAAGTTAAAGATTTAGTTGAAGCTGGGAAGGAAAAg GTTGTACTTCAAGATTTAGATATAGCATCACTTGCACCTCGAAAGCCAGATTGGGACCTCAAAAGGGATGTTGCAAAAAAGTTGGAAAAGCTTGAGAGAAGAACACAAAAAGCTATTGCAGAATTAATTTGGGAGAGATTAAAGCAAGGCTCTGATGACAATTTGGGGGCTATGCTTACTATGACAGATACAAGAGTTCTGCAAGACGATTGA
- the LOC123711429 gene encoding putative uncharacterized protein DDB_G0271606 isoform X2 → MLVLSAAQESYTTDGFNDKLNSVEPNPSVRLDPYIRKALLKALSDLEESGRASDPESTDASSTSSETLSTSENNFRQRKPKENIQIHSFVVNGQEAFRNNTNASPTLLDSKISILSTTVGNVENYITATLPTQTPFKEIFQAKESGVNVQQIRSLTSKSSFGSSQANKISTSKPRLISTTSTTSTTTTTTTTPKPTHDKDGTNIEEVDKRDVQVYQAPLVAAFTVHQDAHGIPKKVIPIYQQTTNQDVLKSLDSNPQQDVSNSNGIPKISQSDYISQQLTLQKQLEEKQRFLEEQLRLLQIQQIQQEQLLRKQQFLLQQKEAQRQQLLQFEQEQFKRQQVEQQNAQQKNVQQLLNPTGIQPTSQITIQPSVAISSNTLANQALPNKEAIDFLIHLRSQQSEQFPLQNNHLPQGISSFLQPNQNFAQNQNFNQGKQGNRVFRHESGVGNFGINNPNYNRFNTFSPVHTNGFFPINQQNQFSPDAELKQLLVQTGLNGRAHEDLNIVTKVLSLNHGVPVNISNRLNFDSRRHVRPFQTQ, encoded by the coding sequence ATGCTGGTATTAAGTGCAGCTCAAGAATCTTACACGACCGATGGctttaatgataaattaaatagtgtAGAACCAAATCCATCTGTACGGTTGGATCCATATATTCGAAAAGCTTTACTGAAAGCGCTAAGCGATCTTGAAGAGAGCGGAAGAGCATCAGACCCAGAATCGACAGATGCTTCATCTACAAGTTCTGAAACTCTGAGCACAAGTGAAAATAACTTTAGACAACGGAAGccaaaagaaaatatacagaTTCACTCATTTGTCGTAAACGGCCAAGAAGCTTTTAGAAATAACACAAATGCCTCACCGACATTGTTAGACAGCAAGATATCTATACTGAGCACAACAGTAGGCAATGTAGAAAACTATATAACTGCAACACTTCCAACACAAACACCTTTCAAAGAGATATTTCAAGCCAAAGAGTCGGGAGTAAATGTTCAGCAAATCAGAAGCCTCACATCAAAATCAAGTTTTGGAAGCAGCCAAGCAAACAAAATAAGCACATCAAAACCACGCTTGATATCAACAACTTCAACCACCTCCACAACAACAACTACAACGACTACGCCCAAACCGACTCATGATAAGGATGGTACAAATATTGAAGAGGTAGATAAACGCGACGTTCAAGTCTATCAGGCCCCACTCGTCGCAGCTTTTACAGTTCATCAAGACGCGCATGGCATTCCCAAAAAAGTTATTCCTATATATCAACAAACAACAAATCAGGATGTCCTGAAATCCTTAGATTCAAATCCTCAACAAGATGTATCAAATAGCAACGGAATCCCTAAAATCTCCCAATCAGACTACATCTCACAGCAACTAACTTTACAAAAGCAACTCGaagaaaaacaaagatttttagAAGAACAGCTCAGACTATTACAGATACAGCAGATACAACAAGAACAGTTATTACGTAAACAACAATTTCTTCTTCAGCAAAAAGAAGCGCAAAGACAACAACTTCTTCAATTTGAGCAGGAGCAATTCAAAAGGCAACAAGTGGAACAGCAAAATGCACAACAGAAAAATGTACAGCAACTTTTAAATCCAACAGGAATTCAGCCTACTTCACAAATAACTATTCAACCAAGTGTAGCCATATCAAGTAATACGTTAGCTAATCAAGCATTACCTAACAAAGAGGCTATAGATTTTCTCATTCATCTACGCAGCCAACAATCGGAACAATTTCCTTTGCAAAACAATCACCTTCCTCAAGGAATAAGCAGTTTCTTACAACCAAACCAAAACTTTGCTCagaatcaaaattttaatcaagGGAAACAGGGAAATCGCGTCTTTCGACATGAAAGCGGTGTAGGTAATTTCGGAATCAATAATCCAAACTACAATAGATTCAATACATTCAGTCCGGTTCATACAAATGGATTCTTCCCAATAAATCAGCAGAACCAATTTAGTCCAGATGctgaattaaaacaattattagtcCAAACTGGTTTGAATGGTAGAGCGCACGAAGacttaaatattgtaactaaaGTTTTATCTCTAAATCACGGTGTACCAGTAAATATATCGAACCggttaaattttgatagtAGACGACATGTACGACCGTTTCAAACGCAATGA
- the LOC123711429 gene encoding putative uncharacterized protein DDB_G0271606 isoform X1 has product MRLILLLSLMLVLSAAQESYTTDGFNDKLNSVEPNPSVRLDPYIRKALLKALSDLEESGRASDPESTDASSTSSETLSTSENNFRQRKPKENIQIHSFVVNGQEAFRNNTNASPTLLDSKISILSTTVGNVENYITATLPTQTPFKEIFQAKESGVNVQQIRSLTSKSSFGSSQANKISTSKPRLISTTSTTSTTTTTTTTPKPTHDKDGTNIEEVDKRDVQVYQAPLVAAFTVHQDAHGIPKKVIPIYQQTTNQDVLKSLDSNPQQDVSNSNGIPKISQSDYISQQLTLQKQLEEKQRFLEEQLRLLQIQQIQQEQLLRKQQFLLQQKEAQRQQLLQFEQEQFKRQQVEQQNAQQKNVQQLLNPTGIQPTSQITIQPSVAISSNTLANQALPNKEAIDFLIHLRSQQSEQFPLQNNHLPQGISSFLQPNQNFAQNQNFNQGKQGNRVFRHESGVGNFGINNPNYNRFNTFSPVHTNGFFPINQQNQFSPDAELKQLLVQTGLNGRAHEDLNIVTKVLSLNHGVPVNISNRLNFDSRRHVRPFQTQ; this is encoded by the coding sequence ATACTATTGTTATCACTGATGCTGGTATTAAGTGCAGCTCAAGAATCTTACACGACCGATGGctttaatgataaattaaatagtgtAGAACCAAATCCATCTGTACGGTTGGATCCATATATTCGAAAAGCTTTACTGAAAGCGCTAAGCGATCTTGAAGAGAGCGGAAGAGCATCAGACCCAGAATCGACAGATGCTTCATCTACAAGTTCTGAAACTCTGAGCACAAGTGAAAATAACTTTAGACAACGGAAGccaaaagaaaatatacagaTTCACTCATTTGTCGTAAACGGCCAAGAAGCTTTTAGAAATAACACAAATGCCTCACCGACATTGTTAGACAGCAAGATATCTATACTGAGCACAACAGTAGGCAATGTAGAAAACTATATAACTGCAACACTTCCAACACAAACACCTTTCAAAGAGATATTTCAAGCCAAAGAGTCGGGAGTAAATGTTCAGCAAATCAGAAGCCTCACATCAAAATCAAGTTTTGGAAGCAGCCAAGCAAACAAAATAAGCACATCAAAACCACGCTTGATATCAACAACTTCAACCACCTCCACAACAACAACTACAACGACTACGCCCAAACCGACTCATGATAAGGATGGTACAAATATTGAAGAGGTAGATAAACGCGACGTTCAAGTCTATCAGGCCCCACTCGTCGCAGCTTTTACAGTTCATCAAGACGCGCATGGCATTCCCAAAAAAGTTATTCCTATATATCAACAAACAACAAATCAGGATGTCCTGAAATCCTTAGATTCAAATCCTCAACAAGATGTATCAAATAGCAACGGAATCCCTAAAATCTCCCAATCAGACTACATCTCACAGCAACTAACTTTACAAAAGCAACTCGaagaaaaacaaagatttttagAAGAACAGCTCAGACTATTACAGATACAGCAGATACAACAAGAACAGTTATTACGTAAACAACAATTTCTTCTTCAGCAAAAAGAAGCGCAAAGACAACAACTTCTTCAATTTGAGCAGGAGCAATTCAAAAGGCAACAAGTGGAACAGCAAAATGCACAACAGAAAAATGTACAGCAACTTTTAAATCCAACAGGAATTCAGCCTACTTCACAAATAACTATTCAACCAAGTGTAGCCATATCAAGTAATACGTTAGCTAATCAAGCATTACCTAACAAAGAGGCTATAGATTTTCTCATTCATCTACGCAGCCAACAATCGGAACAATTTCCTTTGCAAAACAATCACCTTCCTCAAGGAATAAGCAGTTTCTTACAACCAAACCAAAACTTTGCTCagaatcaaaattttaatcaagGGAAACAGGGAAATCGCGTCTTTCGACATGAAAGCGGTGTAGGTAATTTCGGAATCAATAATCCAAACTACAATAGATTCAATACATTCAGTCCGGTTCATACAAATGGATTCTTCCCAATAAATCAGCAGAACCAATTTAGTCCAGATGctgaattaaaacaattattagtcCAAACTGGTTTGAATGGTAGAGCGCACGAAGacttaaatattgtaactaaaGTTTTATCTCTAAATCACGGTGTACCAGTAAATATATCGAACCggttaaattttgatagtAGACGACATGTACGACCGTTTCAAACGCAATGA